A single region of the Saprospiraceae bacterium genome encodes:
- a CDS encoding dihydrofolate reductase, with product MFRKFSLWLALVLLMAACQPAAQEKSTTSEEPTEDATENFNWNPENVADKKILRYQVPGFDKLSLSQKKLVYFLTQAGLAGRDIMYDMNYRHNLAIRHAIDQIARQYDGDKSSAEWKAFMEYAKNVWFSSGIHHHYSNDKFKPGFSQAYFSQLMSATGATLNDEALQAIFDPEIDARKIDKGEGKDIVKSSAVNFYDPDIAQAEVEAFYAKKKKELGDKVSIGLNSKLVRNANGQLEEKVWKAGGLYGPAISEIIKWLEKAVEVAENKAQGDALKLLIEYYKTGDLKTWDDYNIAWVQATEGDIDYINSFIEVYQDPMGLKGSFESVVQIKDFEASARMEKVAANAQWFEDHSPFLDQHKKKEVSGISYKVVTVAGEGGDASPSSAIGVNLPNADWIRKEYGSKSVSLGNIVEAYGQADGPGLLLEFANDKAEIEMANEYGALASKIHTALHEVVGHASGQLEPGVGTPGETLIQYASPLEEARADLVALYFMMDPKLIELGLYETLDVGKAAYDSYLKNGLMLQLRRIEPGKTIQQAHMLNRAMVSHWVYERGSKSGAVVMEKREGKTYLDIKDYDKIRELFGELLREVQRIKSQGDFEAGKKLIEDYGVQVDAAIHSEVLARSEKLNIPPYGGFINPRLVPVTDDNGEITDIKVEYPDDFAAQMLEYAEHFSFLPLSN from the coding sequence ATGTTTAGAAAATTTAGCCTATGGTTGGCCTTGGTCCTATTGATGGCTGCTTGTCAACCTGCTGCCCAGGAGAAATCCACCACCTCCGAGGAGCCCACAGAAGATGCCACCGAAAATTTTAATTGGAATCCTGAAAATGTGGCGGATAAGAAAATTCTACGCTACCAGGTTCCTGGATTTGACAAATTAAGTCTCTCCCAGAAAAAACTGGTCTATTTTCTTACCCAAGCAGGATTGGCCGGACGTGATATCATGTATGATATGAATTATCGCCACAACCTGGCCATCCGACATGCGATTGACCAAATTGCCAGACAGTATGACGGAGATAAGTCCAGTGCTGAATGGAAAGCTTTTATGGAATATGCCAAAAATGTTTGGTTTTCCAGCGGAATTCATCACCATTACAGCAATGACAAATTTAAACCTGGTTTTTCACAGGCTTATTTTAGCCAACTGATGAGCGCCACTGGTGCCACCCTCAATGACGAGGCCTTGCAAGCCATATTTGATCCTGAAATAGATGCCCGAAAGATCGATAAGGGAGAAGGAAAAGATATCGTAAAATCCTCGGCTGTTAACTTCTATGATCCAGATATTGCTCAGGCAGAGGTAGAAGCTTTTTATGCCAAAAAGAAAAAAGAACTCGGCGATAAAGTCTCTATCGGACTGAATTCTAAACTTGTCAGAAATGCGAATGGCCAGTTGGAGGAAAAAGTATGGAAAGCAGGTGGCCTTTATGGTCCAGCTATTTCAGAAATTATAAAATGGTTGGAAAAAGCCGTTGAGGTGGCAGAGAATAAAGCTCAAGGTGATGCCCTAAAATTATTGATCGAATATTATAAAACGGGTGATCTCAAAACCTGGGATGATTATAATATTGCCTGGGTACAAGCCACTGAAGGTGATATTGACTATATCAACTCCTTCATAGAAGTCTATCAGGACCCAATGGGGCTAAAAGGTTCTTTTGAAAGTGTCGTCCAAATCAAAGATTTTGAAGCCTCAGCTCGGATGGAGAAAGTAGCGGCCAATGCGCAATGGTTTGAAGATCACTCCCCTTTCTTGGATCAACACAAAAAGAAAGAAGTCTCCGGTATTAGCTATAAAGTTGTTACGGTGGCAGGTGAAGGTGGAGATGCCTCTCCCTCATCGGCCATTGGTGTCAATTTGCCAAATGCGGATTGGATACGCAAAGAATACGGCTCTAAATCGGTTAGTTTAGGAAATATTGTGGAAGCTTATGGCCAAGCTGACGGCCCAGGCCTTTTGCTAGAATTTGCAAATGATAAGGCCGAAATAGAAATGGCCAATGAATATGGGGCCCTGGCTTCCAAAATTCACACGGCGCTCCATGAGGTGGTGGGGCATGCTTCCGGACAGCTTGAGCCAGGCGTCGGCACACCTGGCGAAACCCTTATCCAATATGCCTCCCCGTTAGAAGAAGCTCGCGCGGATTTGGTGGCTTTGTACTTTATGATGGACCCGAAACTCATCGAACTCGGCCTATACGAAACCCTTGATGTTGGAAAAGCAGCCTACGATTCTTACCTGAAAAATGGGTTAATGCTACAGTTAAGGCGCATCGAACCAGGTAAAACAATTCAGCAGGCCCATATGCTCAATCGCGCTATGGTATCCCATTGGGTTTACGAAAGGGGGAGCAAAAGCGGAGCGGTGGTCATGGAAAAAAGGGAAGGCAAAACCTACCTGGATATCAAGGATTATGACAAAATAAGAGAGTTATTCGGTGAATTATTGCGTGAAGTGCAACGAATCAAATCTCAAGGCGATTTTGAGGCGGGTAAAAAGTTGATTGAAGATTATGGCGTGCAGGTTGATGCCGCCATTCATAGCGAAGTGCTGGCGCGATCCGAAAAGCTGAACATTCCTCCCTATGGCGGATTTATCAATCCACGGCTAGTGCCGGTTACGGATGATAATGGAGAAATAACGGACATCAAAGTGGAATACCCCGATGATTTTGCCGCACAAATGCTCGAATATGCGGAGCATTTTAGCTTTTTGCCACTTTCTAATTAA
- a CDS encoding metallophosphoesterase → MRILQITDLHVGLEGEDTYGVDVRSNFLKILAAVRRLEPDHLVVSGDLCYRVGNKAIYSWLKTELDKLAIPYDLISGNHDDPAMIAQTFAYNGRLKGGELYYTNEIGGQPVLFLDTTTGVVSNKQLNWLKEQLATYPQDLIIFMHHPPVIGGVPFMDSKHFLRNMEEVQAIFTAHPFNLSIFTGHYHVEKTIRYENLEINITPSCFFQIDQQSPEFKVDHYRVGFRKIELENKMLRHSVCYV, encoded by the coding sequence ATGAGAATTCTACAGATTACCGATCTGCACGTCGGTTTAGAAGGAGAAGACACCTATGGAGTCGACGTCCGCAGTAATTTTTTGAAAATATTGGCCGCTGTTCGCCGCCTGGAGCCTGACCATCTTGTGGTATCAGGTGACTTATGCTACAGGGTAGGTAACAAGGCTATTTATAGCTGGCTCAAAACTGAGTTGGACAAACTCGCCATCCCTTACGATTTGATTTCAGGTAACCACGATGATCCTGCCATGATTGCCCAAACCTTCGCCTATAATGGTAGGCTAAAAGGTGGTGAATTGTACTATACCAATGAGATTGGCGGTCAACCTGTTCTTTTTTTAGATACCACAACCGGGGTCGTATCCAACAAACAGTTGAATTGGCTCAAGGAGCAATTAGCAACTTACCCACAAGACTTGATCATCTTTATGCATCATCCGCCGGTGATTGGAGGGGTTCCTTTTATGGATTCAAAACATTTTTTACGGAACATGGAAGAAGTACAGGCCATTTTTACTGCTCATCCCTTTAACCTTAGTATTTTTACTGGCCATTATCACGTAGAAAAAACGATTCGTTATGAAAACCTAGAGATAAACATCACCCCCTCTTGTTTTTTTCAAATTGATCAGCAATCTCCTGAATTTAAAGTTGATCACTATCGCGTTGGTTTCCGAAAAATAGAACTTGAAAATAAAATGCTCCGCCACTCGGTTTGTTATGTTTAA
- a CDS encoding prolyl oligopeptidase family serine peptidase produces MRFTIVLILAISLFSTLSAQTVNNRSSLELSQIMQGEKFVGFSPENIRWSEDGKTIYFTWNPKQDTLRSWYKIGIDEKTPQELTLAEELDLPGRGVYTKDRKKKVFERAGDLFLQDFNTGETKQLTNTVNRESNPTFSADESQVIYQSANNLYTWNLSDGAIRQWTDFRSGSARKTPPVPAYMEWLAADQLAYFDVLKQRKEVDALQEKRSKEREPKRPLTIYSGSKIISSPQLSPDRNFVSFRLTRRSEEKRTEVPNYVTESGFVEDIQARTKVGTPQDSYEFGIYHIAKDTFFILDTKQIEGIYDKPAYLASYHNGSGEYNALYKDPKSSIIMGPYFSEDGQAVVVVKSLDNKDRWIMLLDLASGQLKMLDWQHDEAWIGGPGIASFFGGTLGWLPNNEEIYFQSETTGFSHLYKMNVKTGEKKALTNGKFEILNVDLSNDGRFFYITANAEGPAEQHFYRLPIAGGNLEKITGAVGNHEVTMSPDEKYLAIRYSYSNKPWELYLMENKAGAPLQQLTTSTTAAFNSYAWRDPDLVSFRASDGAEVWARIYRPKKAKKNGPAVIFVHGAGYLQNVHKWWSSYFREYMFHNMLVDNGYTVLDIDYRGSAGYGRDWRTGIYRHMGGKDLSDQIDGAKFLAEAYQVDPKRIGIYGGSYGGFITLMGLFTSPGTFKCGAALRSVTDWAHYNHGYTSNILNTPVEDSIAYRQSSPIYHAEGLQDKLLILHGMIDDNVHFQDVVRLAQRLIELGKDNWEFAVFPLERHGFVEPSSWTDEYKRIFRLFQEELGGS; encoded by the coding sequence ATGAGATTTACTATTGTATTAATACTGGCCATCAGTCTTTTTTCCACTTTGAGCGCCCAAACGGTAAACAACCGTTCTAGTTTAGAGCTTTCGCAAATCATGCAAGGGGAAAAATTTGTAGGCTTTTCGCCTGAAAACATTCGCTGGTCGGAAGATGGCAAAACCATCTATTTTACCTGGAACCCTAAACAAGATACTTTGAGATCTTGGTATAAAATAGGGATTGATGAAAAAACACCTCAGGAGCTGACTTTAGCAGAAGAATTGGACCTGCCAGGTAGAGGCGTTTATACGAAGGACCGCAAAAAAAAGGTTTTCGAGCGAGCGGGTGATCTTTTTTTGCAGGACTTTAATACGGGAGAAACCAAACAATTGACTAATACGGTCAATCGAGAATCTAACCCTACTTTTTCAGCAGATGAAAGCCAGGTCATATACCAATCAGCCAATAATTTGTACACTTGGAACCTGAGTGATGGTGCTATCCGGCAGTGGACGGATTTCAGGAGTGGTTCCGCTCGTAAAACGCCCCCTGTACCTGCCTATATGGAATGGCTGGCTGCGGACCAATTGGCCTATTTTGATGTATTGAAGCAACGCAAGGAAGTCGATGCCCTACAGGAAAAAAGAAGCAAGGAGCGGGAGCCCAAGCGCCCTTTAACCATTTATTCGGGTAGTAAAATTATTTCCAGCCCACAATTGAGCCCCGATCGCAACTTTGTCAGCTTTCGGCTTACCCGCCGCAGTGAAGAAAAAAGAACGGAAGTGCCCAATTATGTGACCGAATCGGGCTTTGTTGAGGATATTCAGGCACGGACCAAGGTTGGAACACCCCAGGATAGCTACGAATTTGGCATTTATCATATAGCAAAAGACACTTTTTTTATACTGGATACCAAGCAAATTGAGGGTATCTATGATAAACCGGCCTACCTGGCAAGCTATCATAATGGAAGCGGAGAATATAATGCCTTATATAAAGATCCTAAATCATCTATTATTATGGGGCCCTATTTTTCGGAAGATGGCCAGGCCGTCGTTGTTGTCAAATCCTTAGACAACAAAGATCGTTGGATCATGCTGCTTGACTTAGCAAGCGGCCAGTTGAAAATGCTGGATTGGCAGCACGATGAAGCCTGGATTGGTGGCCCTGGAATAGCTAGTTTTTTTGGCGGGACGCTGGGATGGTTGCCCAATAATGAGGAAATTTATTTTCAATCAGAAACCACCGGTTTTTCGCATTTGTATAAGATGAATGTCAAAACAGGCGAGAAAAAAGCCCTCACCAATGGCAAATTTGAGATCTTAAATGTTGACCTCTCCAATGACGGACGCTTTTTCTATATTACCGCCAATGCGGAAGGGCCGGCAGAGCAACACTTTTATCGCTTGCCAATTGCTGGAGGGAACTTGGAAAAAATTACCGGAGCAGTAGGAAATCATGAAGTGACTATGTCACCAGATGAAAAATACCTTGCTATCCGTTATTCCTATAGCAATAAGCCTTGGGAATTGTATTTGATGGAAAACAAAGCAGGAGCCCCCCTGCAACAGTTAACGACCTCTACCACGGCGGCTTTTAATAGCTATGCTTGGCGAGATCCGGATTTGGTTAGCTTCCGGGCAAGTGATGGCGCCGAGGTATGGGCAAGGATTTATCGCCCTAAAAAGGCTAAAAAGAATGGGCCGGCAGTCATTTTTGTTCATGGTGCAGGCTACCTTCAGAATGTCCACAAGTGGTGGAGCAGTTATTTTCGAGAATACATGTTTCACAATATGCTGGTCGATAACGGTTATACCGTCCTGGATATTGATTACAGAGGGAGTGCAGGCTATGGACGCGACTGGCGAACCGGTATTTATCGGCATATGGGGGGAAAAGATTTGAGCGATCAGATAGATGGCGCAAAGTTTTTGGCGGAGGCTTATCAGGTTGATCCCAAGCGCATCGGCATCTACGGTGGCTCTTATGGTGGATTCATTACCCTCATGGGCCTATTTACCTCTCCAGGAACCTTCAAATGCGGCGCGGCGCTGCGCTCGGTAACCGATTGGGCACATTACAATCATGGGTATACATCCAATATCCTCAATACACCGGTCGAAGACAGCATTGCCTATCGTCAAAGTTCTCCTATTTATCATGCGGAGGGCTTGCAGGACAAGTTGCTTATTCTGCATGGAATGATCGATGATAATGTCCATTTTCAGGATGTCGTAAGGTTAGCCCAGCGCTTAATCGAATTGGGTAAAGACAATTGGGAATTCGCGGTCTTCCCCCTCGAACGACATGGTTTTGTAGAACCTAGCAGCTGGACGGATGAATATAAACGAATCTTTAGGTTGTTTCAGGAAGAATTGGGAGGTTCGTAA
- a CDS encoding DUF3667 domain-containing protein: MSQTKDKASHRHRYCPNCHYPLAKFGEYCSNCGQKYTNGKVPIWVFLHDLTEAIFNIDSKVFTTLFDLFKPGKLTIQFFKGRQKRYATPMRLFLIMAIFHFATLSWYGNDTKINFIGNDGEDQQKDAYYELFLNNYDSSKQEILRQFSQETAVQIAFDSLDHKLEAIETDSFTVPYLLWIPNLGELTTNELEIPKVELYTKTPTQILDDHQINGFVPRIQIQQIIRIIKDGRSFSVFLLGKLIWMVALMMPALAFTLKLLYIRRKRYFVEHLVFSFHYHAFAFLIFGVLFLALKVSTDQLFGLTVSEDFSLAMAFMVTMIYLFIAMKRVYNQGFFKTFIKYTILNFSYLFIFTLFLVLTLAVSALIF; encoded by the coding sequence ATGAGTCAAACCAAAGACAAGGCTTCGCATCGACATCGTTATTGTCCAAATTGTCATTATCCCTTGGCAAAATTTGGCGAGTATTGCTCCAATTGTGGTCAAAAATACACGAATGGTAAAGTTCCCATTTGGGTTTTTCTCCATGACTTAACAGAAGCCATTTTTAATATTGATTCAAAAGTTTTCACCACGCTATTTGACCTATTTAAACCCGGAAAACTAACCATTCAATTTTTCAAAGGCAGGCAAAAGCGCTATGCTACGCCTATGCGGCTGTTTCTAATTATGGCCATTTTCCATTTCGCTACCCTAAGCTGGTACGGAAATGATACAAAGATTAATTTCATTGGAAATGATGGTGAGGACCAACAAAAAGATGCTTACTATGAATTATTCCTGAATAATTATGATTCTAGTAAACAGGAAATTCTCCGACAATTTAGCCAAGAAACAGCGGTGCAAATAGCCTTTGATAGCCTGGATCACAAATTGGAAGCCATAGAAACAGATAGTTTCACCGTTCCCTATCTGTTATGGATACCCAATCTAGGAGAATTAACCACGAATGAATTAGAAATTCCAAAGGTTGAACTCTATACCAAAACGCCCACACAAATATTGGATGACCATCAAATTAACGGGTTTGTTCCACGGATCCAAATACAGCAAATTATTCGCATTATCAAAGATGGAAGGTCCTTCTCTGTATTTTTATTGGGCAAACTCATCTGGATGGTCGCCTTGATGATGCCCGCATTGGCCTTTACCTTGAAACTCCTTTATATTCGTCGCAAGCGCTATTTTGTAGAACATTTGGTGTTTTCCTTTCATTATCATGCTTTTGCTTTTTTAATTTTTGGCGTGCTTTTTTTAGCTTTAAAAGTGAGTACTGACCAACTTTTTGGCCTCACCGTTTCTGAAGATTTTTCTTTAGCAATGGCCTTTATGGTGACCATGATTTACCTCTTTATCGCCATGAAAAGGGTATACAATCAAGGCTTCTTCAAAACTTTTATCAAATACACTATCCTTAATTTTTCTTACCTCTTTATTTTTACCTTATTTTTGGTCCTCACTTTGGCGGTGAGTGCTTTGATTTTTTAG
- the gatB gene encoding Asp-tRNA(Asn)/Glu-tRNA(Gln) amidotransferase subunit GatB, translating to MSNSYDKYETVIGLEVHVQLATKSKAFCGDDASFGGDPNTHISTISLGHPGTLPRLNKKQVEYAVRLGIALGSEINKVNNFDRKNYFYADLPKGYQITQDLRPVCVGGALSITSGETTKKIRIHHIHMEEDAGKSIHDMAPNASFIDLNRAGVPLLEIVTEPDMRSADEVDVFMTNMRQLVRYLEVSDGNMQEGSMRCDCNVSVRLKGATAYGERCEIKNLNSMRYARQAISYEVKRQIDLLESGGRVIQQTLNFDPATGVTSPLRDKEDAHDYRYFPEPDLPPVVITQTQLDHLIATQAPLPWALFQQFINDYGLSVYDTQILTEEKATAIYFQSLCEQTPLYKAAANLTINKLIPFCQEQGMAITDFTIGFAQLASFLQLIEDGKVSNTIAYQRLLPALIEQPDQAPIALAKSLNLLQSADEDFLSQLVEDVLSAFPDKVDSYKKGKKGLIGFFMGEVMKRSKGKAEPKSTNALLIARLGE from the coding sequence ATGTCGAATAGTTACGATAAATACGAAACGGTCATTGGGCTTGAAGTGCATGTTCAATTAGCAACGAAGAGCAAAGCCTTTTGTGGAGATGACGCAAGTTTTGGCGGAGACCCCAATACTCATATCAGTACCATATCCCTTGGCCACCCAGGTACCTTGCCCAGACTTAATAAAAAACAGGTAGAATATGCAGTCCGATTAGGCATTGCCCTTGGCAGTGAGATCAATAAGGTGAATAACTTTGATCGCAAAAATTACTTTTATGCCGACCTGCCGAAAGGATACCAGATCACCCAGGACCTACGGCCAGTCTGTGTAGGCGGAGCCTTGTCTATTACAAGCGGCGAGACCACCAAAAAAATCCGTATTCATCATATCCATATGGAGGAGGATGCCGGTAAATCCATCCATGATATGGCCCCTAATGCCTCGTTCATTGATCTCAATCGGGCTGGCGTACCCTTGCTGGAAATTGTGACGGAACCAGATATGCGCTCCGCCGATGAAGTGGATGTTTTCATGACCAACATGCGCCAACTGGTTCGCTACCTGGAAGTTTCGGATGGAAATATGCAGGAAGGCTCCATGCGCTGTGATTGTAATGTTTCGGTTCGCCTAAAGGGAGCTACGGCATATGGCGAACGCTGTGAGATCAAAAACCTGAACTCGATGCGTTATGCCCGCCAGGCTATCAGTTATGAAGTAAAACGGCAAATTGACCTGCTGGAAAGTGGCGGCCGGGTAATTCAGCAAACCTTGAATTTCGATCCGGCAACGGGTGTCACCTCCCCATTACGCGACAAAGAGGATGCCCACGATTACCGCTATTTCCCAGAACCAGACCTGCCACCTGTTGTGATCACGCAAACCCAATTGGATCATTTAATAGCGACACAAGCGCCTCTTCCTTGGGCCTTATTCCAACAGTTTATCAACGATTATGGCCTTTCTGTGTATGATACGCAGATTTTAACAGAAGAAAAAGCGACTGCAATTTATTTCCAGAGCCTTTGTGAGCAAACCCCGCTATACAAAGCAGCAGCTAATTTAACCATCAATAAACTCATCCCATTTTGCCAGGAACAAGGCATGGCTATTACTGATTTTACTATTGGTTTTGCTCAGTTAGCCAGCTTCTTACAGCTAATTGAGGATGGAAAAGTCAGCAATACCATTGCCTACCAAAGACTTTTACCTGCGCTGATTGAGCAGCCTGACCAGGCCCCCATTGCCCTGGCAAAATCGCTGAATCTGCTGCAATCAGCCGACGAGGATTTCCTTTCACAATTAGTCGAAGACGTACTATCCGCCTTTCCAGATAAAGTAGATAGCTATAAAAAAGGCAAAAAAGGCCTGATCGGCTTCTTTATGGGTGAAGTGATGAAGCGATCAAAAGGCAAAGCAGAACCTAAGTCTACTAATGCTTTATTAATAGCGCGACTAGGAGAGTGA
- a CDS encoding MerR family transcriptional regulator, translating into MKLFEDQDQNLKRYYSIGEVAEMFGISKSVIRFWENEFETLRPHKNSKGDRRFTLQNIEQLREIHTLVKARGFTLEGAKRELKQLKNRDKGKEETLEKLQAIRSFLIDLKTKL; encoded by the coding sequence ATGAAACTATTCGAAGACCAGGACCAAAACCTAAAAAGATATTATAGCATTGGCGAAGTGGCAGAAATGTTTGGCATTTCCAAATCGGTTATTCGCTTTTGGGAAAATGAATTTGAAACCCTTCGACCTCATAAAAACAGCAAGGGAGACCGCCGTTTCACCCTGCAAAACATTGAACAACTCCGCGAAATCCACACCTTGGTCAAAGCGCGTGGTTTCACCCTCGAAGGAGCAAAAAGAGAACTCAAGCAATTAAAAAACAGAGACAAAGGAAAGGAAGAAACGCTGGAAAAGCTCCAGGCGATTCGTTCCTTTTTGATCGATTTAAAAACGAAATTATAA
- a CDS encoding SPOR domain-containing protein — protein MEKLMSQYAGEIMTAFFMLLMMLLFMVKLLFKQQNQQVEHHNGLPNYREILEQQQSQSRRREMGGISFIAIVSFILFLALYLSKNHINEATSAVDTIKREEVEKPKSAYPTIGLNPATIFPIGDTSTYQEIQKAYAHPPIYEPNFQKDTLERQLPQAVANNGGYSCQVGAYSTAEKAAKALEKWSAERNIDGFIALQDLGEGKRSFKVLLGHFATLENAKAFTKKLGTGYPRPAGDLPVFRP, from the coding sequence ATGGAAAAATTAATGTCTCAGTATGCTGGCGAAATCATGACTGCTTTTTTCATGCTCCTTATGATGCTCCTTTTTATGGTTAAATTGCTTTTTAAGCAACAAAACCAACAAGTTGAACACCATAATGGCCTACCCAATTATCGAGAAATATTGGAACAGCAACAATCTCAATCCCGGCGCCGAGAAATGGGTGGGATAAGCTTTATTGCTATTGTTTCTTTTATCCTTTTTTTGGCGCTGTACCTTTCTAAGAACCATATCAATGAAGCGACCTCAGCAGTAGATACGATAAAACGAGAGGAAGTGGAAAAGCCTAAATCTGCTTATCCTACGATAGGGCTGAACCCAGCAACTATATTTCCTATCGGGGACACAAGTACCTACCAGGAGATTCAAAAAGCATATGCTCATCCGCCGATTTATGAGCCAAACTTTCAAAAAGACACCCTGGAGCGCCAGCTTCCCCAAGCCGTGGCCAACAATGGGGGTTATAGCTGTCAGGTTGGTGCCTATTCTACAGCCGAAAAAGCTGCAAAAGCCTTGGAAAAATGGAGTGCGGAGCGAAACATCGATGGGTTTATTGCTTTGCAGGATTTAGGAGAAGGGAAACGATCATTTAAAGTACTTTTAGGCCATTTTGCCACTTTGGAAAACGCCAAAGCCTTCACTAAAAAACTGGGAACGGGTTATCCCCGGCCTGCTGGCGATTTGCCTGTTTTTCGTCCTTAA
- a CDS encoding ABC transporter ATP-binding protein — MRIELEGVAKRFRMEWILRQVNLQMESGHSYAISGPNGSGKSTLLKILAGHLTPSRGKVAFSIGGNTLPKEEIYQHLCLAAPYIELIEEFTLKEALHFHQGFKPFLDGLGPQDIIQLLGLEKSTHKTVRDFSSGMRQRLKLALALCSQANILILDEPTSNLDAQGVEWYRALIDTYARDRLLIVASNVEVDFDFCEERIDVTQFKV, encoded by the coding sequence ATGAGGATTGAGTTGGAAGGTGTGGCCAAACGTTTTAGGATGGAGTGGATTTTGCGCCAGGTTAACCTGCAAATGGAGTCAGGGCACTCCTATGCGATCAGTGGTCCCAATGGCTCTGGTAAATCCACCCTCCTCAAAATATTAGCTGGACATTTGACACCCTCCAGGGGGAAGGTCGCCTTTAGCATTGGGGGCAACACCCTGCCCAAAGAGGAAATCTACCAGCACCTATGCTTGGCCGCACCCTATATCGAATTGATCGAAGAATTCACCCTAAAAGAAGCCCTACACTTTCACCAGGGCTTTAAACCTTTTTTGGATGGTTTGGGGCCACAGGATATTATCCAGCTTTTGGGGCTTGAAAAATCTACCCATAAAACGGTTCGCGATTTCTCCTCCGGTATGCGCCAAAGACTGAAATTGGCCCTGGCGCTCTGTTCCCAAGCCAACATCCTCATCCTGGATGAGCCTACCTCAAACCTCGACGCCCAGGGCGTCGAATGGTACCGAGCCCTGATTGATACCTATGCTCGCGACCGCCTCCTCATCGTCGCCTCCAACGTGGAGGTAGATTTTGATTTTTGCGAGGAGCGCATCGATGTTACCCAGTTTAAAGTCTAA
- the lpxA gene encoding acyl-ACP--UDP-N-acetylglucosamine O-acyltransferase produces MNYLQSHSVVHPKAKVGENVTIGPFTFIDEDVEIGDGTWIGPNVTIFNGARIGKNCKIFPGAVISGVPQDLKFQGEESIAVIGDNTIIREYVTVNRGTAYAHQTRVGSHCLLMAYVHIAHDCILGDHVILANNVNLAGHVEIEDWVILEGLVAVQQFTKIGKHSFIAGASLVRKNVPPYIKAAREPLAYAGVNGIGLRRRNFPEETINQIHEIYRILFVKGYNISNALDEIESTIEPTPERESILSFIRQAETGIVRGFHKVNGSSVYED; encoded by the coding sequence ATGAATTATCTACAATCTCACAGTGTTGTACATCCTAAGGCGAAAGTTGGTGAAAATGTCACGATTGGACCTTTCACCTTTATCGACGAGGATGTCGAAATTGGCGATGGCACCTGGATAGGGCCAAATGTCACGATCTTTAATGGCGCACGTATTGGTAAAAATTGTAAAATTTTTCCTGGAGCTGTCATTTCCGGTGTTCCCCAGGACCTCAAGTTTCAAGGCGAAGAATCTATTGCTGTCATTGGGGATAATACCATTATCCGCGAGTATGTCACCGTCAACAGGGGAACCGCTTATGCACATCAAACCAGGGTTGGAAGTCACTGCTTGCTGATGGCCTATGTTCATATTGCCCATGATTGCATTTTGGGTGATCACGTTATCCTGGCCAATAATGTCAACTTGGCTGGCCATGTTGAAATCGAAGATTGGGTCATCCTGGAAGGGCTGGTGGCTGTTCAGCAATTTACCAAAATTGGCAAGCATAGCTTTATCGCTGGAGCGTCTTTGGTTCGCAAAAATGTGCCGCCATACATCAAGGCAGCACGCGAACCCCTCGCCTATGCCGGCGTCAATGGAATTGGCTTGCGCCGTCGAAACTTCCCGGAAGAAACCATCAACCAGATTCACGAAATTTATCGCATCCTTTTCGTTAAAGGCTATAACATCTCTAATGCCTTGGATGAAATTGAAAGCACGATAGAACCTACGCCTGAACGCGAAAGCATCCTCTCCTTTATTCGGCAGGCTGAAACCGGTATTGTTAGAGGGTTTCATAAGGTAAATGGAAGTAGTGTGTATGAGGATTGA